One Methylobacterium sp. NMS14P DNA window includes the following coding sequences:
- a CDS encoding peptidoglycan-binding protein, whose translation MASFTDFQDGYERTWASLQIRPEKLATVRKLAQQLAAGKPRYLEIEARTGVPWWFIGLCHYRESAFDFDTYLGNGQKLGRRTTIVPKGRGPFTGPQAFVEGAVDALRLQGLIGVGDWSVARALYRLEGFNGYGYHGRGVNSPYLWGGSTAYGPPGARGGKFVRDHVFDPNVVDTQIGTAVILRSLIDVDATVALAAPRAVEAAVSREPDDELADSTLWVQQSLNRLGATSPLVEDGRNGPRTMTAVATFQARCGLDDTGLADARTIAAIQEALRPAAPDNAVLARIQDLERQVAARAATTLQPAPMQPTPMQPTPMHPVVIAPAAPVPAAPPADVAARLDELLQALRRQIDGARLPTAPISPGPPTARPDGAVLGPVNGALGQTIGQLLSGKKSAIGIVGAVVTQILSQVPLGTGLGQVLAQLTPAFGLSPYTMPLFIGLTAWGVLGKFEKWNGRAGTATA comes from the coding sequence CTACGAGCGGACCTGGGCGTCGCTGCAGATCCGGCCGGAGAAGCTCGCGACCGTGCGCAAGCTCGCGCAGCAGCTCGCCGCCGGCAAACCGCGCTACCTGGAGATCGAGGCGCGCACGGGCGTGCCCTGGTGGTTCATCGGGCTCTGCCACTACCGGGAATCGGCCTTCGATTTCGACACGTATCTCGGCAACGGACAGAAGCTCGGACGACGGACCACGATCGTCCCGAAGGGGCGCGGCCCCTTCACCGGGCCGCAGGCCTTCGTCGAAGGGGCGGTCGACGCGCTGCGCCTCCAGGGCCTGATCGGGGTCGGCGACTGGAGCGTCGCGCGCGCCCTCTACCGGCTCGAGGGCTTCAACGGCTACGGCTACCACGGCCGGGGCGTGAACTCGCCGTATCTCTGGGGCGGGTCGACGGCCTACGGGCCGCCGGGCGCGCGCGGCGGCAAGTTCGTGCGCGACCACGTCTTCGACCCGAACGTGGTCGACACGCAGATCGGCACCGCGGTGATCCTGCGGAGCCTCATCGACGTCGACGCCACGGTCGCGCTCGCGGCGCCGCGCGCCGTCGAGGCGGCCGTGTCCCGCGAGCCCGACGACGAACTCGCCGACAGCACGCTCTGGGTTCAGCAATCGCTCAATCGCCTCGGCGCGACGTCGCCCCTCGTCGAGGACGGCCGGAACGGGCCGCGGACCATGACGGCCGTCGCGACGTTCCAGGCGCGGTGCGGCCTGGACGATACCGGCCTCGCGGATGCGCGCACGATCGCCGCCATCCAGGAGGCGCTGCGGCCGGCGGCGCCGGACAACGCGGTGCTGGCGCGGATCCAGGACCTCGAGCGTCAGGTCGCCGCGAGGGCGGCCACCACGTTGCAACCCGCCCCGATGCAACCCACCCCGATGCAACCCACCCCGATGCACCCGGTGGTGATCGCGCCGGCCGCACCTGTGCCGGCCGCGCCGCCCGCGGATGTCGCGGCGCGGCTCGACGAACTCCTCCAGGCCCTGCGCCGACAGATCGACGGTGCGCGCCTCCCGACCGCGCCGATCTCGCCCGGCCCGCCCACCGCGCGTCCCGACGGCGCGGTCCTCGGGCCGGTCAACGGCGCGCTCGGGCAGACGATCGGGCAGCTGCTCTCCGGCAAGAAGTCGGCGATCGGCATCGTCGGCGCCGTCGTCACGCAGATCCTGTCGCAGGTGCCGCTCGGCACCGGTCTGGGCCAGGTGCTCGCGCAGCTCACGCCCGCCTTCGGGCTGAGCCCCTACACGATGCCGCTCTTCATCGGGCTGACGGCGTGGGGCGTGCTCGGGAAGTTCGAGAAGTGGAATGGGCGTGCGGGGACGGCGACAGCGTAG